The nucleotide sequence cgtttggtccaaactctccactatgacctgtccatcttgacctgtccatagcttccctcagtaattcaagccccttcgccacgacaaggcagtgatccatgaagggggaaagTCTCAGTACACAGTGTCAACAGCATCACCTCTATCTAATCCCACTTTCCTACAGTTCCTGTTGATCAGTTAGCCCCACTGTCTTTGATACCTTTATTTCAGAGAGGTAGAATATCAATGCCAAAAGAAATCCAGGAAACTTCCAATCTCAGAAACCATTCTCCTGTTCTCTCTACTCCTTCACCTCTTGCCTCCCTCCATAGGGGTGAAGGACAGAGTCATATTCACTGATAATTTAAACCATTTGCTTTGaacctgtaacaacaacaacaacaactattgttgttgttgttgttgttgttgttatcaggttcattgaagaagaaaaaccctctgGAATAGCTTGTCCATTCTGATTAGATTAAACACTCTACAAAATAGAGAAGCTGTCTGTCTGCTTCTGTTCAGAATGCCCTCAAGTCTCAACCAGCTCTATATACCTTGGGGATGAAGAAGTCTTGCAACACAGTGTCCCGGTATGTCATGTGGGGCAGCGCCACTGGAGAAACATTTGCACAACGTTGGATTTCATGGATTACAGCACGGGTGTAAGGAAGGGATGCCTGGTCCTCCATTTTGGCTGACCTCTTCTTGCATATCACCTCATCAATTTCTTCCTGGACTTTTGCtagaaaagaagaattttcaGTGGGGGGGGATATAACATTCCAAGTTGTACAACTGAAGTGCTCTTTCACATTTTCTCCAAACTATGTGGTGAACTATCTATCTGTGAGCAGATCCTGTGCAGCTTGGGGGAGCAGCATCTAAATAATGATTGGGGAATGCCAACAACCAGTACTTtatttctggggggacgcaggggtatacatacccctaaacattttgtgaatctaagtttggcctcattgaggggcagtatttccatatgagtaggaaaatgagagtacctctaaacattttttaaataaaaaaaaaaccactgccaACAACCATcagccagccagcacagccaatcagggatcaacACGAGTTGTAGGCCAATATACTGCATCCCTATACAACTGCACACATCTGTAGTAGTTCTTCCAGCTTGAGTTCTTTTGTGTACTGAACACTAAAACCATTGTGCAGCATTTAGCAGCAGCAGTACTTACTCTGGACATTTGGATGGAGGACCAGGTAGAGCAGACCCCAAAGCAGAGTGTTGGCAACGGTGCCGGTGCCAGCAAAGAACAGGTCGGCAATTATTAGACTGAGAGTGGGATCGCTGAATTTGCTCTTCTCATCCTCTTTTCTCTGAGGAGAAAGCATATGACTCAGTAGAGTCtaccagatatatatatattaaagatgTAGCTCAGATAGCCATAGCATTCAGAAAGAGTTGTTACAAGGTGTGTGCATGCCCAGCACTCGTGGGTATTTCTAAACACTACTAATATTAAGCTGAGAGGTTTAGGATCTTTTTGCTAGAGTTATAATGTGCATTGGTTATGAATACATGTTTACCCTTCACCTTATGCCAACAAAAAGTTCACACACAAGAGGAATGAAGGAAGTCTGGTTTATTACTTGAAATGAATGTGACAGAATATATGGATGCTGCTGCAGAGAGCAAAGCTACAATATAAGCAGGCAGCAAATCACACGGCATGCACACATGGATCTTGACTGTAAAAGGATCCCTATCTATTCCCCTAAAAGCCTCATAAAAGTGTGTGTGGCAATTTTGCTGCAGACCCCCAGTAAAAGGAAAGTAAGAAAATGAGAAGGGTATGCTGAAGCAAAGCAGAGTGTCAGGGTGGACCTTGAGAGCATAGTGTACTATTTTGAGTCAATGTACTCTTGTGTAAAGAAGAGgaagtcattccccccccctacaaGTTCCTGTCTGTTGGTTATTTTGTTACATTACTCATTTATAGCTGAAAGGACATGACTGTAGTGAGCAATGATTTACTGGTAATATTGTTTCTTTATTGAATCCTGAGTTTTATCTTTGGTAGAATATTTTATTGGGTATGTGGAAACCATTCTTTTtataacaaaatcaaaaattctttccagtagcaccttagagaccaactgagtttgttcttcgtatgagctttcgtgtgcatgcacacttcttcagatacacttcttcagattcttcttcagatacacttcttcagattcttcttcagatacacttcttcagattctttttATAGGAGGTGTTAATTACATTTGTTGGCATCCCCTCAGCACCATAAATGCATGCATTAATTTAGTTGTGTCTCAGGAGGATAAGGATGCTTTGTGTTTCATCACTAATGTTCCATGGGGTCAACAGCAAAATACCCACATACCTTCTCTGCTTCTTCTAGAAAAGCATCAATGATGTCTCTCCTACAGGAAGCATCCCGGGTTTCCTTGTGCACCTTTATAACCTCATTTATATAGTCAAGTATAGCTATTTGGGATCCAAAGGCTTTCTGTACCAATCCAGGGATGTACAGCAAACAAGGCACCACTTCAAGGAGCTGAAGCATGatgacaaagaaaacaattattctcagttacaggtaggtagccgtgttggtctgccatactcaaaacaaaacaaaaataaaaaattccttagcaccttagagaccaactaagtttgttattggtatgagctttcgtgtgcatgcacacttcttcagatacactgaaacagaagtcaccagacccttaaatatagtgagggagtggggaggggtattactcagaagggtggtgggaatgggtgatcagctgataggtgtggaaaacctgttgacaactgcaaTGGTCTTAcaaggaaaggcaaggggtgaggtggctaaagatagctttgtcatgtataatgagataattaTTCTCAGTATCAAGGATATAGTCACTCATGTGTGATCTTCCTTCTCATACCTGGGGCAAGAATCCAACTGCATTCTTCAAGGTCTCTTCTGACAGACATAAAAGTCTCTGGAAATTCTTTTCCTTATAGTCAAAGCGATTGCCAAAAGTGATGGAGCAGATCACATTGCTAACTGCATTGTTTATACAATAATGGGGGTCAAATGGATGGcctgaaagagaaaaagggaaggacTTTTGATGtctcattccccatccctgttctgctTTCTCTGAGCAAGTCTTCCAAATTCCACAGGACTTCCTAGATAGCAAGCCAGCTGAAAAGCTAACCCACTACTGAGCAGACTATGATCAAGGAATTTATGACAAACTACTGGAATTGAACTTGAAATACTGAATAGAAAGACTGTTAATccataaataaatcatttttaactcAATGCATTGCATCACAATGTGGCTTATTGCAGGCCATCATTCATTGTTAAAGCACCCAGATCAAGAGGCAAACCAAACTATCCatatttcaaaacaacaacaacaaccctgaagcaTCCTAGAGCCCAGTAtgggtgtgtgcatatatataaataacatttttgttaaaaaaagactaaaattgtaattttaaaaatatttctattgGTTTCTATTAACCCAACTCAGGTTGAAGGTTAGATACTGAGACTCCAGCATAGCACCAACGAGGTAGGCGGGGCCAGGccattgcagccccccccccattccaccctTGCTGCTAGCGTGAGGCCTTCCATTAGGACTCTATTTTGTTGGAAGAATCTCACttgtttttaaacacttttcccaTTCCAAACTTTTCTAGATTTGACTCACCTTCCTCAGAGCGGAATGCAGAACACAGATATtcagtctccccagccactcgcCACTCCAAGGATTTCTTTCCCATTCCAAAATCTCTCAAAACAGAGAGAGTGAATCTCCTTTGTTCCTTCCAGGCACTAGTATATTTTGCAAGTACCAGTCCTAGAGTGGGGTTTTAGAAAAAAGAGGGACTGTTGACATAATAGTGCACCTTATAGGAAGAGGAATCGACTTGATGAATCCTATCACATGCAAAGACAGGTGCTTGGGGAGAGGATGAAATATGTCCTGTTTTCTTCATAAGTCCATTTTACCTGCTGCTGTAGCAGTCATGAGGACAACTGCAAGTTGGCTGATAGAAAGTCTCTGTGCTGACAACTATTATCAGTATCTTTTAGAGTGggcagaattttttattttagaaaatccTGGACGCAAATTCCGAATCCATCAATCTTCCAGGTTTCACCCTAGCTTTCTCAGCTTCCTTGGAAAGGTTGTGAAGGTTGTGGTACATTGAAGCATGTGTGATTACAATAGGTTGTGATGTGGTGTgtgagggagaaaaagaaagaatattgCATTGAATGAGCTTTTGGATTCTGCTGACTCATTCATTCTGACCAAAGTATTCATGAACATTCTATAACATCACCTTAGCCAATAGATACCATAGGGACAGGACCTACACATATGAGCTATGGATGCTTATGAAGGAGCGAGAACAACAGAACTTTCATGCATACATAATGCAGAAACACATCCAATATACTTCTAACACATTTCAGATGTCTGATCTTTCAAACCACCTTGCTTTTGAATTGGTGTTCTGGGAAAGTCAAAGTACCCAaaacttttcatttctttctagATTTATCTGTTTTAAAGGAGCATAATTTGGTACAATCCACATTTAGATTTTGCTCTTTCTAACAGATGACCAGtggtctctttctctttttcctttactTCATCAGTTTGTGATAAAGACAGACATACCATGCTTGTTTCCTGTCAAATGTTTTTGGAGAGTGAAGTCAGGGCGATCAGCAAAATCTTCTGATTTATGTCTTAAAGCTTCTTTCACTGTCTCCATCCCATTCAGTACCACCACATTAGTATAAAAATTCTGCAGACTGTAAACATTGCCATACTTCTTAGACAGCTGTAATGAAAAGTGTGGCATGCTTGTCATTATCAAATcatgcattaaaataataataatgcaaatagcatcacTGAATGCTAGAGGTTTTAGAAAACTCCCGCCAAGTCAAAATGTTTAGTTGAAGTTTTTGGACAGCAACTGGTTCAAACAGCCTGATGGAATAACTGCTTCTTGATGATAGTTGGGGGCGTCAGAGACCAGGAGTCATAGATGTAGCATAAAATTTTGCAGGCATTTCTACtccattaaagaaaaaaagcacaaagCACACCCATTCAGTATCAATAACTTGAACACATTCTTATTTCAGCAAATGCTCCTCATGCAACATCATTCATGCAGTTCCATATCATTCAACATTAATTTCTTACAGCAAAAGCAAAGAACCCTAAATCTTTGGGAAGGGctacagcatctgctttacatgcagaatccgggcatctccagctagggttgGAAGAGAATCCTGCCTGCAATCCTAAagtgttgctgccagtcagtgtggacaatactgtaCTAGATACCACTGGTCTGGCTCAGTAGAAgatggcttcctatgttcctaaataatTCAAGCACAGCAAAAGTTAAAAGTGGAGTCATCACCGTGGCTGATCTCTGCAAAACTGTTCATCTTTCACTCCCCAATTTCATCTCATACATCTCGGTAATGTGGCACGCCTTCAACCAGATTTGCTGGGCAAATAGCTTTTTACAAATAGAAGTACCTGTAAGCATTTCAGAACTGTATCTCAAGCAgttcctgccccccgcccccaatattCTAGTTTTGTTTCTCAGTGTTCTTGTCCATTTTGAGATTTCATATTGTAACTTCAGGCTAGATATGGCAGCAGACAGCCTTTTTGGAAACACAAGAAACATGGACACTTACCCACATAAAAGAAAGGTGAGGGTTCTTGACGTCAATCTGTAGTATCGTGCCAATGAAGGGCAGGGGTCTTGGCCCTGGAGGGTAGTGGCTCCAAGGTCTCCTACGTTTCATGAAATCAAAGGACAAGATGAAGAATAGGAGGAAGATTCCTAGCAGCATGAAATTATCCCATATAGCCATGATCAAGGAGAACAAT is from Lacerta agilis isolate rLacAgi1 chromosome 10, rLacAgi1.pri, whole genome shotgun sequence and encodes:
- the LOC117054332 gene encoding cytochrome P450 2D14-like — protein: MVLFLSLFSLIMAIWDNFMLLGIFLLFFILSFDFMKRRRPWSHYPPGPRPLPFIGTILQIDVKNPHLSFMWLSKKYGNVYSLQNFYTNVVVLNGMETVKEALRHKSEDFADRPDFTLQKHLTGNKHGLVLAKYTSAWKEQRRFTLSVLRDFGMGKKSLEWRVAGETEYLCSAFRSEEGHPFDPHYCINNAVSNVICSITFGNRFDYKEKNFQRLLCLSEETLKNAVGFLPQLLEVVPCLLYIPGLVQKAFGSQIAILDYINEVIKVHKETRDASCRRDIIDAFLEEAEKRKEDEKSKFSDPTLSLIIADLFFAGTGTVANTLLWGLLYLVLHPNVQTKVQEEIDEVICKKRSAKMEDQASLPYTRAVIHEIQRCANVSPVALPHMTYRDTVLQDFFIPKGTTVIFNLTSVLKDETMWEKPYNFYPEHFLDGKGQFVKHEAFLPFSAGLRVCLGEQLARMELFLFFTSLLQHFTFCLPENQPKPQEDGCFSSLLAPHPFQIQAFPR